The DNA region AAGAGCCCGCCCGATACCGGAAAGGCCGCTTGGCCGGTTGCCACCTTCTTCTGGGCGGCCAGGAGCCCGGCCAGCCGCAGCACCGGGACGAGCATCAGGTAGCGCCCCGCCAGCATCGCGATCCCGAGGGTCGTGTTGTACCAGGGGGTGTTCGCCGAAAGCCCCGCAAAGGCGCTCCCGTTGTTTCCGGTGGTCGAGCTGAAGGCGTAGAGGATCTCACTCAGCCCATGGGGGCCTCCGTTGCCGAGGCCCGCCAAGCCCCAGGGGCTGGCGATCGCCCACGCGCTCAATCCGAGGATCGAGAGGGTCAGCACGAGCATGCTCAAGACGGCCAACTTGACCTCGCTCGCTCCGATCTTCTTCCCCAGATACTCCGGGGTCCGCCCGATCATGAGACCGAAGAGGAAGACCCCGAGGATCACGAAGATGAGCATTCCATAGAGCCCTGACCCGACTCCGCCGAAGACCACCTCGCCCATCTCCATGTTGAAGAGCGGGATCAGGCCGCCCAGGGGCGTGTAAGAGTCGTGCAGGGAGTTGACCGCTCCGCAAGAGACCGCCGTCGTCACGACCGCGAAAAGAGCCGAATCGAGCGTCCCGAACCGCGCCTCCTTCCCTTCGCGATTGCCGTCGATCGGCGAGAGCCCCTGCGCCACCAGAAGCGGGTTGCCGCCCGCCTCCGCCTGCCAGCAAACAAGGATTCCTCCCAAGAGCAAGATCGCCATCACCCCCCAGACCGCCCAGCCGTGAGCCCGGCGGCGTACCGCCAGCCCGAGGTAGACGGCGAGTGCGGCCGGGATGCAGAGTATGTTGTAGATCTCGATCAGGTTCGTAAGGGGTGTGGGGTTCTCGTAGGGATGGGCCGAGTTGGCGTTGGTGTAGCCTCCTCCGTTGGTGCCCAGCTGCTTGATCGCCTCCTGGGAGGCAATCGGTCCCTGGACGATCTCCTGCGTTTCGATCCGGCGCTCCTTTCCATCGGGACCCGGGAGCACGACCGGTTCCACGAGCCGTGCCCGGGCATAGGGGGAGAAGTTCTGCGGAACCCCTTGGGAAACGAGAACGACCGCAATGGCGAAGGAGAGGGGAAGCAGCAAGTAGTAGTGGATCCGCACCAGGTCGACCCAGAAGTTGCCGATCGTCCTGGACCCGGTTCGGACAAGCGCCCGGATGAGCGCCGCCGCTGCGGCTATCCCGGTGGCCGCGGAGGTGAAATTATGCAAGACGAGCCCCACCATCTGGGAGAAGTAGGAGACGGTCGACTCCCCCGCATAGCTCTGCCAGTTGGTGTTGGTGGCGAAGCTCACCGCCGTGTTGAAGGCCAGGTCGGGGGAGAGCGGGCCGAAGCCCTGGGGATTGAGGGGTAGCTCGTGCTGGATCCGCAGGATCAGGTAGGTCAACAGGAGACCGACTAGGTTGAACGCCAGCAGGGAGCCGAGATACCCTTTCCAGTTCTCCTCCTTGCGGGGATCGATCCCGCAGAGCCGGTAGGTCCACCGCTCGAGCGGCCGAATGAGGGGATCGAGCCAGGTCTTCCCCTCCGGATCGAGCACCTGGCGCAGGTAGAGGGCCAAAGCCCAGCTGACGAGCGCGAGCCCTCCGAAAAACAGCCCGAGGGCCAGCCAGAAGGAGGTTGTCATGCCTGAAAGATTCTAGAACTTCTCGGGCCAGATCATGGCCGCGAAAAGATAGGCCAGGAGCCCGACGCAGAGGATACCGAGAACGGCCAGCATGCCTGCTCCTTAGAGGCGATCGCACCACTCCCCGTAGGCCATGGCCAGGGCGAAGAAGAGGAGCATCCCCGCTATGTATAGCACGTCCGCCATCCGATCCGAACGCTAGCGCGCCCCAGCCGGCCTGTAGACTCAAAAGGGCGCGGGCAGGAATCAAAAAAACGTAAACGGGCCGGCCTCGCTTTCGCAAAAGGCAATTTTTCGATTCACGATGGATCAAAGACCAGGACCTGCTTTTCCCCGGGTCGGGCCTTGGCTGCGGAAAGCGCGTCTTTCGCCGAGGCGAAGGGCCAGGTCCTCACGGAGGGAGGAGTGAGCTCTCCTTCCTCGAAGCCGGCCCGCAACTCTTCCAGAATTCGGGCGATCTCCTCGCCGCGCAGAGCCATGCTGTCGACCCCGATCAGCCGCTTGGCCCCATGAAAAAAATCCACCAGGTTGAAAGAGACGACGGGAGGATGGCTTGCGATGGCGAGCTGGCGCCCGCCCGTCCGCAACGTCTTGAGACATGGCTCGAAGAATTCGCCTCCGATCGTGTCGAGCGCCAGATCGACTCCCTTTCCTTCGGTCAAGCCGACCACCCTTCGCGGCCAGTCGGGCTCCCGGGCGGAGATCAGGTCATCGGCACCGGGAAGAGCGCTTGCCGAACGGGAGACCGCAATCACACGGGCTTTTCGCCAGCGCGCGATGTGGATCGCCGCCCGGCCGACCGCGCCGGCGGCCCCGACGATAAGAACGGTCTCCTCGGGCATGAGACCGCCGGCAACGATCAGCGCGGACCAAGCCGTCACATACGGCACGCCGACCGCCGCCGCGGCCTCCATCGAAAGGCACGAGGGTTTCTTGCCCACCCAAGAAGACGGAACGCACAGATACTCGACAAAGGCTCCGTCCCGGTCGACGCCGAAGCCCGGGCCGCTGCCCCAAACCTCCTCTCCTTGCCGACCCGCTCCGGCCACAATGACCCCCGCAAAGTCCCTTCCCGGGATACGGGGAAGCCTGGTCCCGAAGTAGCCCGCCACGTTTTTGACGTCGCTCGGATTGATCCCGATCGCCGCTACACGGATCAGCACTTCGTCCGGGAGAGGCTCCCGAACGGGAATCTCTATCGGAGTCAAGACCTCGGGGCCCCCATAGCGGGAGAAAGAATACGCCTTCGCCAGTTTCATTTTTCCAATGTCCTTCTTCGGTTTGCTCGCGCCGGGAGCTTGCGCACGTCGGTTCGTCCGTTGGTCGTCCAATCGCAAAGAAAAGAGGGCCATCCGCATCCTGTCAACGGGACCCGGCAGGGCTCATTCTCCTGCCCCGGCGGGCCGCCGGGAAGACTCCGGAAGCTCCGGAATCTTGGGGGTTCCGCAAGAGATTACGACAGGCTTCCGGCTGAAGCCCGAAAGTAGGCGAAGCAGGGTTACAACAACCGGCGCGCGGCGAGGCAGGGAGAGCCGGGCAGCACGAAGGGGACGGCAAACCGCTCCACCGCTGTTCCACACTGTTCCTGCTGGGCTCGCCGGGACTCGAACCCGGATGGGTTGCCCCACTAGATCCTAAGTCTAGCGCGTCTACCGTTTCGCCACGAGCCCGGGGCCGGTGCCCAGCCTAACCTCCGGGCCGGCCGCTGTCCAGACGGCGCTCGCCTTGGCGGCCACTTTCCCGTAAATGGAAATGGGAGAAGAATCGTGATGAGGGCCGGAGAATCGAACCCCCGAAAGGGAGAGGAGTCCGAGAGGGATCTCCCCGGCTGGGGAGATGGCGCGGCAGAGGCCGCCGCACCGCCGGAGGCGCCGCGCCTCTGGGTCGTGGCTACCCCGATCGGAAACCTCGAGGACATCACGCTGCGAGCGCTCCGGGTCCTCCGGGAAGCCGATCTGGTCGCCGCCGAGGACACCCGGCGAACGGGCCAGCTTTTGCGCTGCTTCGGGATTCAGAAGCCGCTCGTCAGCTGCCACCGATTCAACGAAGCCCGGCGGCTTGCTCAACTCCTGGCTTGCGTGCGCGAAGGGAAACGGGTCGCGCTCGTCAGCGACGCGGGCATGCCGGGGATCTCCGATCCAGGGGAGCGGCTGCTGCGGAAATGCGCGGAAGAGGGGGTGCGGATCGAGGTAATCCCGGGTCCCTCCTCGGTGTTGACCGCCCTTCTGGCCTCCGGCTTTTCCACGACTCCGTTCTACTTCGGAGGGTTTCTTCCCGTTAAAGCGGCCGCTCGGAGCGCGGAGTGGGAGGCGGCACGAGACCGACCGTGCACCTCCGTGTACTTCGAGTCTCCGCACCGACTCCGCCGCAGCTTGGAGCAAGCGGCTGCGTCTCTGGGCGATCGGAAGATCTGCCTAGCTCGGGAGCTGACCAAGAAGTTCGAAGAGGTGCTGCGCGGGACCGCGGAAACCCTCCTCTCGGAGTTCCGGGGCCGGGAGCCCCGCGGGGAGTTCTGCGTGGTCGTAGAAGGAGCGAAGGAGGCGGCGCACCGCGCGGCGTGAAAGGGGGATTCCGCCGATCCTATTCTTTTCAGGAAGAGCCGCGTGGTGTAGAAGAATGGATAAAGGTGCGGACGTTCTGGCTTCTTCTCTGGGTTGGGGTGCTCGGGCTACCGGCGATCGGGTTCGCCGAGAAGGCGCGGCGCGCCTACGAAATGCAGCCGGGCGGCGAGTATCTCGTACCCAATTCTCAAGTCAAGATCGGCAAGATTTGGACTTTCCTCAACGTCCCCGCCAAAAAGGGCAAGCAGCTGGGCAACCAGAGCATGGTCTTCGAAAGGAGCTACTGGAATTGGGGGGCGATCACCCCCGAAGACTTCGCCGTGCGCCAGGGCGAAATCTACATTTTTAACTGGAAGAACGGCGGGAAGCCTCGAGACCTGGTGGCCCGATTCGAGTATCGGCAGACGCGGACGCGCGAGGCAGTCTGGTCGCAGGTGGACGTCGCCCGGCAGGCCCACGGAACCGTGCGGTCGGTCTTCATGGTTACCGGAGACGATCACGCGCAGCATGGGCGGATCTACGCATGGCGCTTTTCGGTGCTCGACGGAAACCGTATTCTTGCCCAGGCCAAATCCTTCATCTGGTGATGTCCGCCTGCTTTCTTTTCTTTTCGGCGACCGGCCAAGCCAATCCGCGCGTGGTCTCGGAGGCGATCAGCCTCTTCGAAATCGTCCATCGAGGCGGCTTGGTCATGTGGCCGATTCTCCTCTGCAGCGTGATCGCCGCCGGAGTCTTCCTCGAACGAATGCTCTTTTACCGAAAGGAGGAGTGCAATGTGGACTCTTTCCTGGCCGGACTCGGGAACCTGCTGCGCAAGGGGCGGTACGAGGAAGCTCTGCTCCGCTGCCAGGAAACGCCCGCACGGGCGGCCGATATTGCCAGGCAGATCATCCTGCGCCGGGACTACCCGCCGACGGAGCTGCGGGAGATGACGCGGGAGACGGCCCAGCTCGCCCTGCCTCCCCTCGAAGCTCACCTGCCCATCCTGGCGACGATCAGCTACGTCACGCCCCTTCTCGGGCTCCTGGGGACGGTCACCGGCATGATCGAAGCATTTCTGGCCATGAACCGGGCCTCAGGATCGGTCTCGCTGAGCGATCTAGCCTCCGGAATCTGGGCCGCGCTGGTGAGCGCCGCTGCCGGAATCGCGGTCGCCATTCCCACGTCGATCGCCTACAATTATCTCCTGACCCGCCTCACGGCGATTGTGCAGGACATCGATCGAGTCTCCATCGAAGTCTTGCACGCGCTGGCCGACAGCAAGAGACTCAACCGTGCCACCCCTTACCCCGACGAGATTGCAGCCTCGCTTAGCGCTGCTTCGCGGAACGCCTAACCTCGTTCCTCTGGTCACCGTTCTCTTCCTCTTGCTTCTTTTCTTCCTTCTCGGCTCTTCGTTTGTCACCCAGCCAGGCCTTGTGGTCGAGCTGCCCAAAAGCTCCCTCGGCGTCCGGATGCCTGTCAACGGCTGGATCGTTTCGGTGACCTCGACCGCCGAGGCGAAAGCGAGCGGAGGGCGAAAGCCGCTCATCTTCTGCCGCGACGAGCTGCTCGACCTGCCCGGCCTGCGCAGGCTCATCGAGGAAGCCTCTCACGGACGTCCTCCACAAACCCTAGTGATTCGCGCCGATAAGGACGCTCCGGCCGGGCTCTTGGTAGAGATCATGAACATTGCGCTCGCCCAAAAATGGTCGGTATTGTTGGCCACGCAGCCCGAGAGCGAGCCCCCGGGAGGACCGTGATCTCGACGGAAAGAAGCCAGCCTTCCGTTGGCGATCTCCGGCTTCGGCTGGTGCTGACCTGCGCCGCGGCCGCCGCCGTCCATCTTTTCGTCCTGATCTATTGCGACGTCACTTATGTGCCCCCGCTTCTCGAGCCACCTCCGACCAGCCACGTCTACCTCTTTACGCCGTCGGCTGCCGACGAGGGCTTGGCCCGGAACCTCAACATCTGGCTCGATCTGGCCGATCCGAGTCGCTTGATCCGGCCGCGGTACCGGCTTACCGCCGCGCCCAAGCCGGTTCGGTTACAGCCCCTCCCCGTGGAGCGGGAACGGGTCGATGAGCCGGCTGCCAGCCCTACCGATCCACCGCTTTTCCCGATGGGATCCGTAGAGACGCGCAATGCTCTCCGGCTCGCGCTTCCGCCCGTGTCCGCTCCCGCAACCGAGGACCTGCCCGCCGCGGTGCCAGCCGAAAGCGTCGCGGAATTCGACGAGGCGCTCTCCCGCCGCCTTCTTCGTTCCTGGAACCCGCCTGCGGTCTCGGTCCGGCTGCTTTCGGAGACGGGCCAGACCGTCGTCCATCTGGCGATCGATGCGGAGGGCTATCCCTGCGCCGTCCTCCTCCAGGAGAGCTGCGGAGAACGGAAGGTCGACGAGATCGCCCTGCGGGAGATCGGGCGTCTCCGATTCCTGCCCGATCCCGGCGCCCCGCCCACCTGGGGCCGCGTCAAGGTGTTCTGGCACTTCCGG from Methylacidimicrobium sp. AP8 includes:
- the kdpF gene encoding K(+)-transporting ATPase subunit F, giving the protein MLAVLGILCVGLLAYLFAAMIWPEKF
- the kdpA gene encoding potassium-transporting ATPase subunit KdpA, producing MTTSFWLALGLFFGGLALVSWALALYLRQVLDPEGKTWLDPLIRPLERWTYRLCGIDPRKEENWKGYLGSLLAFNLVGLLLTYLILRIQHELPLNPQGFGPLSPDLAFNTAVSFATNTNWQSYAGESTVSYFSQMVGLVLHNFTSAATGIAAAAALIRALVRTGSRTIGNFWVDLVRIHYYLLLPLSFAIAVVLVSQGVPQNFSPYARARLVEPVVLPGPDGKERRIETQEIVQGPIASQEAIKQLGTNGGGYTNANSAHPYENPTPLTNLIEIYNILCIPAALAVYLGLAVRRRAHGWAVWGVMAILLLGGILVCWQAEAGGNPLLVAQGLSPIDGNREGKEARFGTLDSALFAVVTTAVSCGAVNSLHDSYTPLGGLIPLFNMEMGEVVFGGVGSGLYGMLIFVILGVFLFGLMIGRTPEYLGKKIGASEVKLAVLSMLVLTLSILGLSAWAIASPWGLAGLGNGGPHGLSEILYAFSSTTGNNGSAFAGLSANTPWYNTTLGIAMLAGRYLMLVPVLRLAGLLAAQKKVATGQAAFPVSGGLFMVLLLATVLIVGALNFFPVLALGPILEHFLLHAGRTF
- a CDS encoding zinc-binding alcohol dehydrogenase family protein, whose protein sequence is MKLAKAYSFSRYGGPEVLTPIEIPVREPLPDEVLIRVAAIGINPSDVKNVAGYFGTRLPRIPGRDFAGVIVAGAGRQGEEVWGSGPGFGVDRDGAFVEYLCVPSSWVGKKPSCLSMEAAAAVGVPYVTAWSALIVAGGLMPEETVLIVGAAGAVGRAAIHIARWRKARVIAVSRSASALPGADDLISAREPDWPRRVVGLTEGKGVDLALDTIGGEFFEPCLKTLRTGGRQLAIASHPPVVSFNLVDFFHGAKRLIGVDSMALRGEEIARILEELRAGFEEGELTPPSVRTWPFASAKDALSAAKARPGEKQVLVFDPS
- a CDS encoding biopolymer transporter ExbD, producing the protein MQPRLALLRGTPNLVPLVTVLFLLLLFFLLGSSFVTQPGLVVELPKSSLGVRMPVNGWIVSVTSTAEAKASGGRKPLIFCRDELLDLPGLRRLIEEASHGRPPQTLVIRADKDAPAGLLVEIMNIALAQKWSVLLATQPESEPPGGP
- a CDS encoding MotA/TolQ/ExbB proton channel family protein, with amino-acid sequence MSACFLFFSATGQANPRVVSEAISLFEIVHRGGLVMWPILLCSVIAAGVFLERMLFYRKEECNVDSFLAGLGNLLRKGRYEEALLRCQETPARAADIARQIILRRDYPPTELREMTRETAQLALPPLEAHLPILATISYVTPLLGLLGTVTGMIEAFLAMNRASGSVSLSDLASGIWAALVSAAAGIAVAIPTSIAYNYLLTRLTAIVQDIDRVSIEVLHALADSKRLNRATPYPDEIAASLSAASRNA
- the rsmI gene encoding 16S rRNA (cytidine(1402)-2'-O)-methyltransferase, with product MRAGESNPRKGEESERDLPGWGDGAAEAAAPPEAPRLWVVATPIGNLEDITLRALRVLREADLVAAEDTRRTGQLLRCFGIQKPLVSCHRFNEARRLAQLLACVREGKRVALVSDAGMPGISDPGERLLRKCAEEGVRIEVIPGPSSVLTALLASGFSTTPFYFGGFLPVKAAARSAEWEAARDRPCTSVYFESPHRLRRSLEQAAASLGDRKICLARELTKKFEEVLRGTAETLLSEFRGREPRGEFCVVVEGAKEAAHRAA